The sequence below is a genomic window from bacterium.
GGCGGAGCGTCAATCGAGCGGTGGCGCCGGCGCCGACACACGCTAGAGTCGCCACCGGAGGGTCCGAGACGATGGGCAAGCGGGTTCTGATGGTCGGCGGCGTTGCCGGTGGCGCGTCGTGCGCGGCGCGACTGCGGCGGTTGGACGAGGCGGCGGAGATCGCGCTGTTCGACCGCGGACCGCACGTGTCGTTCGCCAACTGCGGCCTGCCGTACTTCGTCGGCAACGTCATCGCCGACGAGCGCAGCCTGCTGGTCGCGTCGCGCGAGCTCTTCCGCCAGCGCTTCAACATCGATGTCTTCACCCGCCACGAGGTGACCGCCATCGACCGCGCGCGGCGCGTGATCACCGTCGTCGACCTCGACGCCGCCGGCGGGCCGCGGCAGCGCGAGGAGCGCTACGACGCGCTGTTGCTCGCGCCCGGCGCGGCGCCGATCCGGCCGCCGCTGCCCGGCATCGACCTGCCCGGCATCTTCGCGGTGCGCACCATTCCCGACACCCGCCGCATCCGGAGCTGGATCGAGGAGCGGCGGCCGCGGCGCGCGCTCGTGGTCGGCGGCGGGTTCATCGGCCTCGAGATGGCGGAAAACCTCGCGCACCGTGGCCTCGCGGTGACGATCCTCGAGAAGCTCCCGCAGGTGATGCCGCCGCTCGACGCGGAGATGGCGGCGCCGGTGCAGCAGCATCTGACGGCCAGCGGCGTGGCGCTGCACCTCGGCGACGGCCTCGCGGGGTTCGCGACCGACGGCGAGGGACTGGTGGCGCTCACCGAGCGCGGGGCGCGGCTCGCCGCCGATCTGGTGATCCTCTCGATCGGCGTGCGTGCCGAGACCGGGCTCGCGGTCGCGGCCGGGCTGCCGCTCGGCGAGCGCGGCGGCATCGCCGTGGACAGCCAGATGCGCACGGCGGATCCGCACATCTGGGCGGTCGGCGACGCGGTCGAGGTGCGCGACGTCATCAGCGGCCAGGAGGTGATCGTTCCGCTCGCCGGCCCGGCCAACCGCCAGGGCCGGATCGCCGCCGAGTCGATCGCCGGTCGCCCGCGCAGCTTTCGCGGCGTGCAGGCGACCGCGGTGGTCGGCGTCTTCGGGCTCACCGTCGCCACCACCGGCGCGAGCGAAAAGGGATTGCAGCGCAGCGGCGTCGCCGACGCCGCCTGCGTGTACCTCCATCCCGGCCACCACGCCGGCTACTATCCGGGCGCGAAACCGATCCACCTGAAGCTGCTCTTCCGCGTTCCCGATGGCCGCATTCTCGGCGCGCAGGCGGTCGGGCTCGAAGGGGTCGAGAAGCGCATCGACGTGATCGCGACCATGATCCAGCTCGGCGGTACGGTCCGCGATCTGGCGGAGGCCGAGCTCTGCTACGCGCCGCAGTTCGGCGGCGCCAAGGATCCGGTGAATCTCGCCGGCATGATCGCGGTCAACCACCTCGACGGCCTGATGCCGCTCGCCGACTGGCGGGCGCTCGCTGCCGTCGCGCAGCTCGTCGACGTGCGCGACCCGGACGAGTTCGCCGCCGGTCACATCCCCGGGGCGCGCAACCTGCCGCTGTCGCAGTTGCGCGAGCGGGTCGGCGAGCTGAGCGCCGGGGAGCCGATCGCCTGCTACTGCGGTGTCGGCCAGCGCGCGTACTACGCGACTCGCTTTCTGCTGCAGCGCGGCTATCGCGCCGCCAACCTGTCGGGCGGCTACACCACCTACCGTCAGCTCGTCGCCGGCGGGGTGATCGCGGCTACGACGGCGTGAGCAGGCGCCGGCCGGGCGTCCAGGCGCGGATGCGGCGGCGGCCGATCACCGGGCAGTTATAGCGGTACACCCACGTCTCCACGACGCCACCGCCGTCGCGGCGCGCGGCCGCCCGCTCGCGAACGTAGAGTCCCTGCGCCACGCCCTCGTACTCGTCGAGGCGGGCGAGCGCGGTCGGGTCGCCGAGCTCGATGATCGTGCCCGGCACCGGATCGCTGCCGGGCAGCAGGCCGGGATAGCCGCCGAGGTCGTAGAGCGCGCCGGCGACGGTGCCCGTGCCGAGCGCGCGCGATGGCGTCCCGTTCAACACCAGGGCGCGCTGCCGCGCATCGCGCAGCGTGCCGTAGGCGAAGAGCAGGGGGCGGGGCATCAGTAGCCCATCATCCCCATGAAGTCCTCGAGGCGCTCGAAGCGGAGGTAGAGATTGCGCCGTTTCTCCTCGCCCATGGTGGAGCGCGGCCGGTCGGCGTAGTCGTGGCCGGGATAGAGCACGGTGTCGTCGGGCAGCGCCTTCAGCTTGTTGACCAGGCTGTCGTACATCTGCGCCGGATCGCTGCCCGGCAGGTCGACGCGGCCGCAGCCACCGATGAACAGCGTGTCGCCGGAGACCAGGCTGTCGCCGACCAGGAAGCACTGCGAGCCGGGCGTGTGCCCCGGTGTGTGCAGGAAGCGGATGCGCTGCTCGCCGAGGTCGAGCACGTCGCCGCTCTCGCACAGCGCCAGATCGGTCTTCGACAGATCGCACACCCGCGGCACGTAGTCGGCCTCGTCCTTGTGGACGTACACCTTGATCTTCGCGCCGCGCGCCAGCAGCTCGACCGGGCCGGCGATGTGATGGCCCATCAGCCGGCCGCCGATGTGGTCCGGATGGAAGTGGGTGATCAGCGCCGCCTCGAGCGTCATGTCGTCGGCGGCCAGCGTGTTGAGCACCGCGTCGATGTCCCAGGCCGGATCGACGGCGACCGCGCGCCGCGTCGTCGTGTCGCCGATCAGGTAGACGAAATTCTGCATCGGGCCGAGCGGCAGTTGCTTGAGGTAGAGACTCACCGACGATCCTTTCCGCGTCTACCGGGGCGCGCCGGGTTGTTGGTGGGGCTCGCCGAAGGTCGCTTGCGCGCGGCCGCCGGGCGGTCGCGATTGCGCAGGCCGCGTTGCCACAGGTACTCGGCCTCGCCGTTCTGCTTGCCGATCCAGCGCGAGAGCACGAACAGGAGATCGCTCAGGCGGTTCACGTAGGGAATGACCTGGGCGCCGATCGGCTCCTCGCGCGCCAGGCGGATGATCTGGCGCTCGGCGCGCCGGCAGACGGTGCGCGCGTGGTGCAGCACCGCGCTCACCGGGCCGCCGCCGGGCAGGACGAACGAGCGCAGCGGCTCGAGATCGCGCTGGCACGCGTCCATGATCCGCTCGAGGGCGCGGACGTCGTCGGCGCCGACCGTGAACATGCCCTCGTACTCGGCCTCCGGCGGCGTCGCCAGCTCGCTGCCGAGATCGAACAGCTCGTTCTGCAGCCGGGTGAGAATGTCATCGAGGCGGCGGCGGGCCGGCGTCGCGTCGCCCTGCGCGTTGAAGCTGCGGGCGAGGCCGAGGATGGCGTTGAGCTCGTCGAGCTCCCCGTAGCACTCGACGCGGCGCGAGTCCTTGGCGACGCGTTCGCCGCCGACCAGCGCCGTAGTGCCCGCGTCGCCGGTGCGCGTGTAGACGCGCGTGATGTTGATCGCCATGACGACGCCGGACCCTAGCACGGCGGCCCGGCCGGGTCAGGGCACCGGCGCCTGGTCCGGACCGCTGAAGGGCGGCGCGTACACGACGACGGACACCGCCGGTTCGGCGCCTTCGTTGACGAACCAGTGCGGCGTGCCGCGCGGGATGAACGCCGCGTCCCCGGGGCGCATCGCCCGCGCCACGCCGGCGAGCCAGAGGGTGCCGTGGCCGCGGGCCAACAGCACGGTGAGGTCGTAGCGGGTGTGGATGTGCGGCGCTTCGCGGTCGCGGATCTGGACCACCGAGACGCTCGCTTCCTCTCCCTGCAGCAGCGGCTGAACGCGCAGGGTCTGGTCGGGCTGGATCGGCGCCGCGGCGAGGGCCTGGGTGACCAGGTCGGTGCCGGCCGGGCCGGGAACGAGGAAGGAGGGCGCCGGGGATCGTGCGGCGCACGCCGCCAACAACGGGGCGACGAGGAGGAGACGGCTGCGGCGCATCGCGGCGAGGTCTAGCAGTTCGTCGAAGAACTGGGCAGCTACTGCGGGCCGGCGGGCGAGTCACGCGCGCCAGGCGCCCGCCATCTGTTCCGCGATCAGCGCCTCGAACCGCTCGGCATCGAGCCCGAGCGCCGCCGTCTCGCCGTTGGCGATCGCGTCGCAGGCGCGCTCGAAGGTGTAGAGGCGCAGCGCATCCGCCTCGCGCCCCGCCGACGCCGCGGCGGCGGGGCGGCGGAGCTCCGCCAGCCACTCGAGCTGGCGGCGCCGCTGGGTGAGATAGAAGGCGCGCACCACGTCGTCGACGCCGACCAGCGCCAGCAGGCTGGCGCGCAGACCGCGCCAGCGGCGATGGTGGGCGATCACCCACGTCGTCAGATGGCGCGCCGCCTCGGCGGCCGGCAGCCCGGCGCGCACGGTGCCCGCGACGTGGCGCCACTCGGCGCCGACCCAGCGCTCGTAGGCGGCGAGCAGGATCGCCCGCTTGTCCTCGAAGTGCTTGTAGAAGGTCGCCGGCGAATAGCCGGCGGCGCGGGCGATGGCGTTGGAGTCGGTGCCGAAGTAGCCATCGCGGTTCAGCACCTCCGCCGCGGCGGCGATCAGCCGCTCGCGCGTTCCCTCGGGCGTGCCGCGCCGCGGTCGCCCCTCGGCCGCGCGCGCCAGACGCAGCCGCGCCGTGGTCTCGGCGCTCATTGCAATCGCGCCAGGAAGCGGGCGAAGGTGGCGTCGAAGTCCTGCGGGCACTCGAGGAACGGGGCGTGCCCGCCGCGGAAGATCGCGAGCTCGCCGTTGCGCAGGGCAGCGATGCCCGGCCGATTGAAGGCGAGCGGGTTCAGGCGGTCGCCGGTGGACCAGGCGATCAGCGCCGGACACGCGATGCGCGGCAACAGCGGCGTCAGGTCGTCGTCCGGCTGACCGAAGCTCCGCCAGGCGGCGGCGAGCAGTGCCGCCACCTCCGGCCAGGTGGCGACGATGCGGGCGCGCTGCTCGGCCGCCGGCGCCTCGCTCAGGACCCCGCGATACATGGCGGCGAACGCCCGCCGCGTCCACCGACCGCCGCGCGCCCCGCGGGAGAAGAAGCGCGCCATGGCGCCGGTGAAGAGACGCTTCCGCAGGCCGTGCGCGACCAGCCCACCGGGGTTGCAGGCGATCACGCCGCGCACCCGGCCGGGGCGGTTCGCCGCCACCCGCAGAGCGGCCGCGCCGCCGATCGAGTTGCCGAGCAGCACCACCCGGTCGAGCGCCAGCGCGTCGAGCGCCGCTTCCAGCATCGCCGCATAGCGCTGGCCGCTCGGCGCCACCCGATCGGCGTCCGAACGCCCCTGCCCCGGCCAGTCCAGGGCGATGACCCGGAAGCGATCGCGATGCCGGGCGCGGAAGCCGGCAAAGTCCCCGGCCCCATGCCCGACGGCGTGCAGACAGACCACCACCGGCCCCCTGCCCTCGTCGTCATACGCCAGTCGCACGCCGTCGACATTCACGAAGCGGCAGCGAGGTCCCGCTCCGACCGCGGCCCGCGTGGTCTCCGGCACTGAATCACTTCCCCGCAAGGCGACGGCAATGTCCATGTCGCTTATCAATACCAGTATCACTATCCTGTCAAGGAGATAATCAATACCCGGTGCGGGCTTCCGAATGTACGTCGGGCCGGGCTCAGAACAGGGACAGTTGGCGTTGGGCGCCGGTGAGGGTGTCGAAGTCGGTGCCGAGGAAGCGGAGGATGGCGTCGCCGACCGGTTTGAGTTGGTGGTCGACGTAGTGAGCGTAGTCGGGGGCGGCGGTTTCCTCGCCGGCCGGCTCGGGTCCCTTGTGGGTCATCGTGTAGGTGACGATGCGGCCGGCGCCCTCGCCGAGGAGGCGGGCGGCGCGGACGTGTGGCGGGGTGGTCTTGGTGTAGGCGTCGAGGTCCTTTCGCACCGCCTTGCGGTAGGCGAGGGCGTCGTCGTGGCGGCCGGCGCGCAGGTCGGCGACGAACTGGCGGACGAACGCGTCGACCGGCTGATCGGCGAAGACCCGTTCCAGGAGGCCGAGTTGGAAGCGCTTGCTGACCTCGCTCCAATCGCGGCGCACCGATTCGAGGCCGACGAACTCGATGTGGGTGCGGCCGTCCGGGTCGCGCAGCAGGCCGGCGTAGCGCTTCTTGCTGCCGGTCCTGCCGCTGCGCACCTCGGGCAGGAAGAAGCGCAGGTAGAGCTTCTCGAACTCGAGGTCGAGGTGGCTCTCGCAGCCGAAGCGGTCGCGGACGATCTGCGCCACGGCGTCGCCGATGGCGAGGCGCAGCGTGTCGGCGTGGGCGAGGGCGGTGGCGGGCTCGATGTCGCCGGCGTGGACGAAGAGCGAATCGGTGTCGCCGTAGATGACGCGGTGGCCGGCGGCGGCGGCGATCTCGGCGGCGGCGCGGATGAGCAACTGGCCGAAGTGGGTGATGGCGTTCGAGACCGCGGGCGAGAAGAGGCGCGAGGCGCCGGCGCCGAGCACGCCGTACAGCGAATTCATGAGGATCTTGATGGCGTGCGACTTGACGCCGCGGCCCGCGCGCTTCGCTTCCTCGCGGGCGGCGCCGAGTTGCTCGACCAGCTCGGGGAGGATGCCGCGCTCGTCGCGGCGGAAGCGGGCGCCGTTGGGAGCGACGATGGCATCGCTGTGGTCGCCTGCCGGCAGCAGCGCCAGCGGATCGAGATTGAAGGTGCGGATGATGCTCGGGTACAGGCTCTTGAAGTCGAAGACGAGGACGTTGCGGTAGAGGCCGGGGACGGAGTCCATCACGTAGCCGCCGGTCAGGCGCG
It includes:
- a CDS encoding cob(I)yrinic acid a,c-diamide adenosyltransferase; this encodes MAINITRVYTRTGDAGTTALVGGERVAKDSRRVECYGELDELNAILGLARSFNAQGDATPARRRLDDILTRLQNELFDLGSELATPPEAEYEGMFTVGADDVRALERIMDACQRDLEPLRSFVLPGGGPVSAVLHHARTVCRRAERQIIRLAREEPIGAQVIPYVNRLSDLLFVLSRWIGKQNGEAEYLWQRGLRNRDRPAAARKRPSASPTNNPARPGRRGKDRR
- a CDS encoding FAD-dependent oxidoreductase: MGKRVLMVGGVAGGASCAARLRRLDEAAEIALFDRGPHVSFANCGLPYFVGNVIADERSLLVASRELFRQRFNIDVFTRHEVTAIDRARRVITVVDLDAAGGPRQREERYDALLLAPGAAPIRPPLPGIDLPGIFAVRTIPDTRRIRSWIEERRPRRALVVGGGFIGLEMAENLAHRGLAVTILEKLPQVMPPLDAEMAAPVQQHLTASGVALHLGDGLAGFATDGEGLVALTERGARLAADLVILSIGVRAETGLAVAAGLPLGERGGIAVDSQMRTADPHIWAVGDAVEVRDVISGQEVIVPLAGPANRQGRIAAESIAGRPRSFRGVQATAVVGVFGLTVATTGASEKGLQRSGVADAACVYLHPGHHAGYYPGAKPIHLKLLFRVPDGRILGAQAVGLEGVEKRIDVIATMIQLGGTVRDLAEAELCYAPQFGGAKDPVNLAGMIAVNHLDGLMPLADWRALAAVAQLVDVRDPDEFAAGHIPGARNLPLSQLRERVGELSAGEPIACYCGVGQRAYYATRFLLQRGYRAANLSGGYTTYRQLVAGGVIAATTA
- a CDS encoding cupin domain-containing protein, with amino-acid sequence MRRSRLLLVAPLLAACAARSPAPSFLVPGPAGTDLVTQALAAAPIQPDQTLRVQPLLQGEEASVSVVQIRDREAPHIHTRYDLTVLLARGHGTLWLAGVARAMRPGDAAFIPRGTPHWFVNEGAEPAVSVVVYAPPFSGPDQAPVP
- a CDS encoding TetR/AcrR family transcriptional regulator, which gives rise to MSAETTARLRLARAAEGRPRRGTPEGTRERLIAAAAEVLNRDGYFGTDSNAIARAAGYSPATFYKHFEDKRAILLAAYERWVGAEWRHVAGTVRAGLPAAEAARHLTTWVIAHHRRWRGLRASLLALVGVDDVVRAFYLTQRRRQLEWLAELRRPAAAASAGREADALRLYTFERACDAIANGETAALGLDAERFEALIAEQMAGAWRA
- a CDS encoding MBL fold metallo-hydrolase, with the translated sequence MSLYLKQLPLGPMQNFVYLIGDTTTRRAVAVDPAWDIDAVLNTLAADDMTLEAALITHFHPDHIGGRLMGHHIAGPVELLARGAKIKVYVHKDEADYVPRVCDLSKTDLALCESGDVLDLGEQRIRFLHTPGHTPGSQCFLVGDSLVSGDTLFIGGCGRVDLPGSDPAQMYDSLVNKLKALPDDTVLYPGHDYADRPRSTMGEEKRRNLYLRFERLEDFMGMMGY
- a CDS encoding gamma-glutamylcyclotransferase; the encoded protein is MPRPLLFAYGTLRDARQRALVLNGTPSRALGTGTVAGALYDLGGYPGLLPGSDPVPGTIIELGDPTALARLDEYEGVAQGLYVRERAAARRDGGGVVETWVYRYNCPVIGRRRIRAWTPGRRLLTPS
- a CDS encoding alpha/beta hydrolase, encoding MRLAYDDEGRGPVVVCLHAVGHGAGDFAGFRARHRDRFRVIALDWPGQGRSDADRVAPSGQRYAAMLEAALDALALDRVVLLGNSIGGAAALRVAANRPGRVRGVIACNPGGLVAHGLRKRLFTGAMARFFSRGARGGRWTRRAFAAMYRGVLSEAPAAEQRARIVATWPEVAALLAAAWRSFGQPDDDLTPLLPRIACPALIAWSTGDRLNPLAFNRPGIAALRNGELAIFRGGHAPFLECPQDFDATFARFLARLQ